One genomic window of Vibrio parahaemolyticus includes the following:
- a CDS encoding site-specific integrase, with protein MRNLQISKSGIWQFRYQIPVAHRHLFSNRYEIKRSLRTSDKQSAIVKALQLELEIRISIQNNQPLTPSNVASHEPAKPALPAILVSKTETASLNPFKCLEMYRDSKKDLVNQKTIDMAYAKCHIVLALLKAKSIKEIRRLQAEEVRTLLGQYPINATKHKQFDGMKGKQLIEANKKHKLPTLSAESVKDYIQKCSSFFEWCLQMEMTDINPFKSMRFKKTRKDSEAKKAYSHADLKIVFSTEIHTHKKYKHPHYYWLPLLGLFTGARLNELCQLYRQDIYKKDGIWVINIDDKLKGQRLKNNTSRRLIPIHEKLLELGFIEYINSVQHERVFPALKEERDGFGTAASKWFGRFKTKLGFGRGHDFHSFRHTVATQLKNAEVSSLLAAELLGHAQNSITYDRYGKSVSIKKLQKVINNIYLL; from the coding sequence ATGCGAAACCTGCAGATTTCAAAAAGTGGTATTTGGCAATTCCGCTACCAGATTCCAGTGGCGCATCGACATCTCTTCAGCAATCGATATGAAATCAAACGATCTCTTCGCACGTCCGATAAGCAGTCAGCTATTGTAAAGGCGTTGCAACTTGAGCTAGAAATTCGTATTTCAATTCAGAACAACCAACCTCTAACTCCTTCTAATGTGGCATCACATGAGCCAGCGAAACCTGCATTACCTGCAATTTTAGTTTCGAAGACAGAAACGGCATCACTTAATCCTTTCAAATGCCTCGAAATGTACCGAGACTCCAAAAAAGACCTCGTTAACCAAAAGACAATTGATATGGCTTATGCGAAATGTCATATCGTACTCGCACTGCTAAAAGCCAAAAGCATAAAAGAAATTCGTAGACTTCAAGCAGAAGAAGTCCGTACCTTGTTGGGCCAATATCCAATCAATGCAACCAAGCATAAACAATTTGATGGGATGAAAGGCAAACAGCTAATAGAAGCTAATAAAAAACATAAACTCCCTACCCTAAGCGCCGAGAGCGTCAAAGATTACATTCAAAAATGTTCGTCGTTTTTTGAGTGGTGTTTACAGATGGAAATGACGGACATAAATCCATTTAAAAGCATGAGATTCAAGAAAACTCGCAAGGATAGTGAAGCCAAAAAAGCTTATAGCCATGCTGACTTAAAAATAGTATTTAGCACAGAAATCCATACACATAAAAAATATAAGCACCCCCATTACTACTGGTTACCACTTCTGGGCCTATTCACTGGTGCACGTTTAAACGAGCTATGCCAACTATACCGCCAAGATATATATAAAAAAGATGGAATATGGGTCATCAACATTGATGACAAGCTCAAGGGACAAAGGCTCAAAAACAATACTAGCCGCAGACTAATCCCTATTCATGAAAAGCTGTTGGAGCTCGGGTTTATCGAATATATCAATAGCGTGCAACACGAACGTGTGTTCCCAGCTCTTAAAGAGGAACGTGATGGCTTTGGCACAGCTGCTTCCAAGTGGTTCGGACGCTTTAAGACTAAACTTGGCTTTGGCCGTGGCCACGATTTCCACTCATTCCGTCATACAGTGGCAACACAACTCAAAAACGCTGAGGTGTCATCTTTACTTGCGGCAGAGCTGTTAGGACACGCACAAAACAGTATTACGTATGACAGATACGGTAAATCAGTTAGCATCAAAAAATTGCAAAAGGTAATCAACAACATTTATTTACTTTAA
- the smpB gene encoding SsrA-binding protein SmpB → MAKKKSKQKAGSNTIALNKKARHEYFIEDEIEAGLELQGWEVKALRQGKANISESYVFMRDGEAFVSGMTITPLNQASTHVVANPTRVRKLLMSRRELDNLLGRINREGMTLTALSLYWSRSWVKIKIGVAKGKKLHDKRTDLKEKDWAREKARVMKSTLR, encoded by the coding sequence ATGGCAAAGAAAAAATCAAAACAAAAAGCGGGTAGTAACACTATCGCGCTGAATAAAAAAGCTCGCCACGAGTATTTCATCGAAGATGAAATCGAAGCTGGCTTGGAGCTCCAAGGTTGGGAAGTGAAAGCCCTTCGCCAAGGTAAAGCCAATATTTCTGAAAGTTACGTATTCATGCGTGACGGTGAAGCCTTTGTGAGTGGCATGACAATCACTCCTTTAAATCAGGCATCGACACACGTAGTGGCGAACCCTACTCGTGTGCGCAAACTACTTATGAGTCGTCGTGAACTTGACAACCTACTCGGTCGCATTAACCGTGAAGGTATGACACTTACGGCACTCTCTCTGTACTGGTCTCGCTCTTGGGTGAAGATAAAAATAGGTGTAGCAAAAGGTAAAAAGCTTCACGATAAACGTACAGATCTTAAAGAAAAAGACTGGGCAAGAGAAAAAGCACGCGTAATGAAGAGCACACTGCGTTAA
- a CDS encoding SRPBCC family protein encodes MKQVSRSALVSFSAEQMFNLVNDVAKYPEFLPGCSGSRIIESSGNGMVASVDVAKAGISKTFTTSNELIPGQAIMMNLVDGPFKTLRGGWIFTALDEQACKVELKLEFEFSSKMIEMAFGKIFNELTSNMVNAFTKRAKQVYECYEY; translated from the coding sequence ATGAAGCAAGTCAGCCGTTCTGCGTTGGTGTCTTTTAGTGCAGAACAGATGTTTAATCTGGTCAATGATGTTGCTAAATACCCTGAATTTTTGCCTGGTTGTTCGGGCTCTCGAATTATTGAGTCTTCGGGTAACGGCATGGTCGCTTCTGTCGATGTTGCGAAAGCGGGCATCAGTAAAACGTTCACTACGTCCAATGAGCTTATTCCTGGCCAAGCTATTATGATGAACTTGGTTGATGGTCCGTTTAAAACGCTCCGAGGTGGTTGGATTTTTACTGCGTTGGATGAGCAGGCATGTAAGGTTGAACTTAAGCTTGAGTTTGAGTTTTCGAGCAAAATGATTGAAATGGCGTTCGGCAAGATTTTTAACGAGCTAACTAGCAATATGGTTAATGCATTTACCAAACGCGCGAAACAGGTGTACGAGTGTTATGAGTATTGA
- a CDS encoding RnfH family protein has protein sequence MSIESDMIHVEVVYALPHEQRVFNLVVNNHATVEEIIRQSGVLELYPEIDLAKNKVGVFSRNVKLDATVRDKDRIEIYRPLLADPKEIRRKRAEQAKAAGNADPVTGGKPNALRK, from the coding sequence ATGAGTATTGAGTCAGACATGATTCACGTTGAGGTCGTGTATGCATTGCCTCATGAGCAACGCGTGTTTAACTTAGTTGTGAATAACCACGCGACGGTTGAAGAGATCATTCGTCAGTCGGGTGTCTTGGAATTGTATCCAGAAATTGATTTAGCGAAAAACAAAGTAGGTGTGTTTAGTCGTAATGTAAAACTAGACGCGACCGTACGTGATAAAGACCGCATTGAAATCTATCGCCCTTTATTGGCAGATCCAAAAGAGATTCGTCGTAAGCGAGCAGAGCAAGCAAAAGCGGCTGGGAATGCCGATCCAGTGACTGGTGGCAAGCCAAATGCTCTGCGCAAGTAA
- the bamE gene encoding outer membrane protein assembly factor BamE, translated as MQLKKWLVAVPLAMTLLTGCSVLEKLVYRIDINQGNYVEQSAVDKLKFGMTKAQVRFVLGSPMLIENGYPNTWYYIYHHTPGHGDPVQKDLVVNFNDQGTLADISGDFPKSDTFYEQIQ; from the coding sequence ATGCAATTAAAGAAGTGGTTAGTTGCCGTACCATTAGCAATGACATTGCTGACAGGATGTTCGGTATTGGAAAAACTGGTTTATCGTATTGATATCAACCAAGGCAACTATGTAGAACAAAGTGCGGTTGATAAATTAAAGTTTGGGATGACTAAAGCACAGGTTCGCTTCGTACTTGGCTCGCCAATGCTTATCGAAAATGGCTATCCTAACACTTGGTATTATATCTACCATCACACGCCAGGCCACGGTGACCCAGTACAGAAAGATCTTGTCGTAAACTTTAATGACCAAGGAACGCTGGCCGATATCAGCGGTGACTTCCCGAAAAGTGACACGTTTTACGAACAGATCCAATAA
- the recN gene encoding DNA repair protein RecN: MLAHLSVNNFAIVKSLQLELSKGMTTITGETGAGKSIAIDALGLCLGGRADAGMVRQGEEKTEVSAAFLLDNNLHATRWLEDNDLLDGTECILRRIITKEGRSRAFINGSPVPLSQLKSLGQLLINIHGQHAHHQLMKSEYQMAMLDQYAGHLNLLKSTRSAYQHWRQADNNLKQLKENSQQNQAQKQLLEYQIKELNELSLGEEEFAELEQEHKRLSNSGELAATCQQALELIYEGEEVNALGILQSANHSLIQLAELDEKLAELPNMLADAMIQLEETKNELRSYLDGIDVDPGRMAYVEERFSKVMSMARKHHVMPDELYQHHQDLLAQIEALDCSDERLDELAQEVEQKYQSFLTQAEKLHKSRSRYAKELNKLITQSMHELSMEKAVFSIEVNNENTHPSPLGMDSVCFLVSTNPGQPLQPIAKVASGGELSRISLAIQVITAQKVDTPSLIFDEVDVGISGPTAAVVGKMLRKLGESTQVMCVTHLPQVAGCGHQQMFVAKHTKGGQTETQMRALDEEQRVAELARLLGGSQITDSTLANAKELLIAA; encoded by the coding sequence ATGCTGGCTCATCTAAGTGTTAATAATTTTGCGATTGTTAAGTCTTTACAACTCGAGCTTTCTAAGGGCATGACCACCATTACAGGTGAAACAGGCGCTGGTAAATCTATTGCGATTGATGCGTTAGGTCTGTGCCTAGGCGGACGTGCCGATGCAGGTATGGTGCGTCAAGGTGAAGAGAAAACCGAAGTCAGTGCCGCCTTTTTACTGGACAACAACCTACATGCAACGCGTTGGCTAGAAGATAACGATCTGCTGGATGGCACTGAATGTATCTTGCGTCGCATCATAACTAAAGAAGGCCGTTCAAGAGCCTTCATCAACGGCAGCCCAGTACCACTTTCACAATTAAAATCTCTTGGGCAGCTGTTAATCAACATCCATGGACAACACGCGCATCACCAACTGATGAAAAGCGAATACCAAATGGCGATGTTGGATCAATATGCCGGACACTTAAATCTATTAAAGAGTACACGCAGTGCGTACCAACATTGGCGTCAGGCAGACAATAACCTCAAGCAACTCAAGGAAAACAGCCAGCAGAATCAGGCGCAAAAACAGTTGCTTGAATACCAAATCAAAGAACTGAATGAGCTATCGCTAGGTGAAGAAGAATTCGCAGAACTCGAGCAAGAGCACAAACGACTGTCCAATAGCGGTGAACTCGCCGCTACCTGTCAGCAAGCCCTCGAACTTATTTACGAAGGTGAAGAAGTCAATGCGCTTGGTATTTTGCAATCGGCCAATCACTCCCTAATTCAATTAGCGGAATTAGATGAAAAATTAGCCGAGCTACCAAATATGCTGGCTGACGCGATGATCCAGCTAGAAGAAACCAAAAACGAACTTCGTAGCTACTTGGATGGCATCGATGTTGATCCAGGTCGTATGGCTTATGTCGAAGAGCGTTTTTCTAAAGTGATGTCGATGGCTCGTAAGCATCATGTTATGCCTGATGAGTTATACCAACATCACCAAGACCTTCTAGCACAAATCGAAGCATTGGATTGCTCTGATGAACGTCTGGATGAATTGGCTCAAGAAGTGGAACAGAAATACCAAAGCTTCCTGACTCAAGCGGAAAAGCTGCATAAATCACGCAGCCGTTACGCAAAAGAACTGAACAAGCTGATCACGCAAAGCATGCACGAACTGAGCATGGAAAAAGCCGTCTTCAGCATTGAAGTAAACAACGAAAACACACATCCGTCGCCACTGGGTATGGACAGTGTGTGCTTCTTGGTTTCCACTAACCCGGGTCAACCTTTACAACCAATTGCGAAAGTTGCGTCAGGTGGTGAGTTATCCCGAATCTCGCTAGCGATCCAAGTGATCACTGCTCAAAAAGTAGATACGCCAAGTTTGATCTTCGATGAGGTGGACGTGGGTATTAGTGGCCCAACAGCTGCGGTAGTAGGCAAAATGCTACGCAAGCTTGGAGAATCGACTCAAGTCATGTGTGTCACACACTTACCGCAAGTAGCCGGTTGTGGCCACCAACAAATGTTTGTCGCAAAACACACCAAAGGTGGTCAAACGGAAACACAAATGCGCGCACTAGATGAAGAACAACGTGTGGCAGAACTGGCTCGTTTACTCGGTGGTAGCCAAATCACTGATTCAACATTAGCTAACGCGAAAGAACTCCTTATCGCCGCCTAA
- a CDS encoding DUF3103 domain-containing protein, with protein MKKTIILSVLSTLALIGCQSEDTKVTNVSNARADDITQTKRELAQQLSENYTAIEPMLRRDITAQQTNVPVSSFIEQNPTAEFSQQLVEADAQIRSWKGITEFSDQLLEVRLANEKMLGAWLNGDVAPLFAFEPSGDDESWQYIEAFDVYGQIHQLDVYQLPDVPVLVVDNNSSAELKAGLQAMQAEMKKLGQPALIQPYYSESQKQSSPTLQSAATSDVAPIQTTQLKKIRLADDKEPWISGKAEVYAIVTGVNPSRDEPTIDLVELPYLDYDNQDYYPNQIIIHWSRYRWGAADIVLMEQDDGTDYKQLAKLLVQVAEEVLKAIPDPQVQAYAVIPQITNKIIDAIPDGVLTNDDDFVDVFYTLMQDTSYVDHPGASVNAVVTLEPLTINPTRP; from the coding sequence ATGAAAAAAACTATCATTCTGTCTGTTCTCAGTACATTAGCACTGATTGGCTGCCAATCTGAAGATACTAAAGTGACAAACGTATCTAATGCGCGTGCGGACGACATTACACAAACCAAACGGGAACTTGCTCAACAACTGAGCGAAAACTATACGGCAATTGAGCCAATGTTGAGAAGAGATATTACTGCTCAACAAACCAATGTTCCTGTCTCCTCTTTCATTGAGCAAAACCCTACTGCAGAATTTAGCCAACAGCTCGTTGAAGCCGACGCTCAAATTCGTAGCTGGAAAGGAATTACTGAATTCTCAGATCAATTGCTAGAAGTGCGCTTAGCCAACGAAAAAATGCTAGGAGCATGGCTCAATGGCGACGTTGCACCACTCTTTGCCTTTGAACCAAGCGGTGATGATGAAAGCTGGCAATACATCGAAGCGTTTGACGTTTACGGGCAAATTCATCAACTTGATGTGTATCAGCTTCCTGACGTTCCCGTTCTAGTTGTCGATAACAACAGCTCTGCAGAGCTCAAAGCAGGCTTACAGGCGATGCAGGCAGAAATGAAAAAGCTGGGTCAGCCAGCTCTAATTCAGCCTTATTATTCAGAGAGTCAAAAACAATCTTCACCAACGCTACAAAGCGCAGCGACAAGTGATGTCGCTCCGATTCAAACAACTCAACTGAAGAAAATTCGCTTAGCGGATGACAAAGAACCGTGGATCTCTGGCAAAGCAGAGGTTTACGCCATCGTGACAGGTGTCAATCCAAGCCGCGACGAGCCGACAATTGATCTGGTAGAGCTTCCTTACTTGGATTACGACAACCAAGATTACTACCCAAATCAAATCATCATTCACTGGTCTCGCTACCGCTGGGGCGCTGCAGATATTGTTCTGATGGAGCAAGATGACGGCACAGACTACAAACAGCTGGCTAAACTATTGGTGCAAGTCGCTGAAGAAGTTCTGAAAGCCATCCCAGATCCGCAAGTTCAGGCATACGCAGTCATCCCACAAATCACTAACAAGATCATCGATGCCATTCCAGATGGTGTGCTTACCAACGATGATGACTTTGTTGACGTTTTCTACACGTTGATGCAAGACACGTCGTATGTCGATCACCCAGGAGCAAGTGTTAATGCTGTCGTGACACTAGAGCCACTGACGATCAATCCAACTCGCCCATAA
- the nadK gene encoding NAD(+) kinase — MKNPCNVIAIIGKPRDQQAIQTHKELYEWLTSEGYKVFIDDRLAAILDEIPQNHFASLVELGKNADLAIVVGGDGNMLGAARILSRFDVPVIGVNRGNLGFLTDLNPDDFQAALKAVLAGEYIEEERFLLEAEVHRHGQIKSHNAALNEAVLHPGQIAHMIEFEVYIDESFAFSLRADGLIVSTPTGSTAYSLSGGGPILSPSLNAISLVPMFPHTLSSRPLVVDGKRRIKLIVSPENRGTQEVSCDGQVSLPVSPGDEIHIYQSPNVLKLIHPKDYSYYHVLRNKLGWSSKLF; from the coding sequence ATGAAAAATCCATGTAACGTGATCGCGATTATCGGAAAACCAAGAGATCAACAAGCGATTCAGACTCATAAAGAGCTTTACGAATGGCTGACCTCAGAAGGTTACAAAGTGTTTATTGACGATCGCCTTGCAGCGATTTTGGACGAGATCCCGCAAAACCACTTCGCCAGCTTAGTTGAGTTGGGCAAAAACGCAGATCTTGCGATAGTTGTCGGTGGTGATGGCAACATGCTGGGCGCAGCGAGAATTTTATCGCGTTTTGACGTGCCTGTGATTGGCGTAAACCGTGGCAATCTAGGCTTTTTAACTGATTTAAACCCAGACGATTTCCAAGCGGCACTCAAAGCCGTACTTGCGGGAGAGTACATTGAAGAAGAGCGTTTCTTACTTGAGGCAGAAGTGCATCGTCATGGTCAAATAAAAAGTCATAACGCCGCTTTAAACGAAGCCGTGCTCCATCCTGGGCAAATCGCACATATGATTGAGTTTGAGGTGTACATTGATGAAAGCTTTGCCTTCTCTTTACGCGCCGATGGGTTGATTGTCTCCACACCAACAGGCTCGACAGCATACTCACTTTCTGGTGGTGGCCCTATTCTGTCACCAAGCCTGAATGCCATTTCACTGGTGCCTATGTTCCCTCATACCTTATCTAGCCGACCGTTGGTGGTTGATGGCAAACGTAGAATCAAACTGATTGTGTCACCAGAAAATCGCGGTACACAAGAAGTAAGTTGTGATGGACAAGTGTCGCTGCCAGTTTCTCCCGGCGATGAGATCCACATTTATCAAAGCCCAAATGTGCTCAAACTCATCCATCCGAAAGACTACAGCTACTATCACGTATTAAGGAACAAACTCGGTTGGTCTAGTAAGTTATTCTAG
- the grpE gene encoding nucleotide exchange factor GrpE: MSNEENKVTEEELDQIIEEAEKVEAAAQEAEAELEEIGDEKDAKIAQLEAALLSSETKVKDQQDAVLRAKAEVENMRRRTEQEIDKARKYALNKFAEELLPVIDNLERAIQAADTENEVIKPILEGVELTHKTFVDVVAKFGLKEINPEGETFNPEFHQAMSIQESPDHESNTVMFVMQKGYELNGRVIRPAMVMVAK; this comes from the coding sequence ATGAGCAACGAAGAAAACAAAGTTACAGAAGAAGAGCTTGATCAAATCATCGAAGAGGCTGAAAAAGTAGAAGCTGCGGCTCAAGAAGCTGAAGCAGAACTTGAAGAAATTGGTGACGAGAAAGACGCTAAGATTGCTCAACTAGAAGCGGCATTATTGTCTAGCGAAACCAAAGTAAAAGATCAGCAAGATGCAGTGCTTCGCGCAAAAGCTGAAGTTGAAAATATGCGTCGTCGTACTGAACAGGAAATCGACAAAGCGCGTAAATACGCTCTTAACAAGTTCGCTGAAGAACTGCTTCCTGTTATCGATAACCTAGAGCGTGCGATTCAAGCTGCAGATACAGAAAACGAAGTGATTAAGCCGATCCTTGAAGGTGTTGAGCTGACTCACAAGACATTTGTTGATGTGGTTGCTAAGTTTGGTTTGAAAGAAATCAACCCTGAAGGCGAAACGTTCAACCCTGAATTCCACCAAGCAATGTCTATTCAAGAAAGCCCAGATCATGAATCAAACACCGTGATGTTTGTTATGCAGAAGGGTTATGAGTTAAACGGCCGTGTGATTCGTCCTGCAATGGTTATGGTTGCTAAATAA
- a CDS encoding dicarboxylate/amino acid:cation symporter → MDKSLSSKIFIGLFAGLVLGTAIQYLFSGIAIFDTYLLGTAEGVGGMFVSLIKLLVVPLVYVSIVCGIVDLKDISAFGRLGGKTFTLYILNTIIAIAAALTVGLIFQPGAGANLAGTVSETVKLTTTETPDIFSLVVNIVPSNPVQAFANGDMLQIIFMAILTGLAIQALDSRGGPAIRTFKMANEIMMKLVGLVMSLAPYGVFALMIQLGATLNANTLMSVAGYVALVVAMLVFWIFIFYPMAVGITTGTSPKAFLRATREQILFSLSTASSNATIPVTMRTLTEKLQVSKSVAGFGVPLGATMNMSGVSIYIALATIFVANAFGQPINTADVFTLGLTILLLSIGAGGVPGGGVVMVGVLLHQLGLPPEGLAIIAAVDRINDMFCTSSNVVGDTAVNTIVAKTEGEIGNQEEVEAQPAQANA, encoded by the coding sequence ATGGATAAATCGCTTTCTAGTAAGATTTTCATAGGCTTGTTTGCCGGCCTTGTGCTGGGCACAGCTATTCAGTACTTATTTAGTGGTATTGCGATTTTTGATACTTACCTACTTGGAACGGCAGAAGGGGTTGGCGGCATGTTTGTCTCGCTGATCAAGCTTTTGGTTGTGCCTCTTGTGTATGTTTCAATCGTGTGCGGCATTGTCGATTTGAAAGACATTAGTGCTTTTGGTCGTCTTGGTGGGAAAACTTTTACTCTCTACATTCTCAATACCATCATTGCGATCGCAGCAGCGTTGACCGTAGGTTTAATTTTCCAACCGGGTGCTGGTGCAAACTTAGCGGGTACGGTTTCTGAAACCGTCAAGCTGACGACAACTGAAACACCAGATATTTTCTCGCTCGTGGTAAACATTGTACCAAGCAATCCAGTACAAGCTTTTGCTAACGGCGACATGCTACAAATTATCTTTATGGCTATTTTGACAGGTCTAGCCATTCAAGCTCTGGATTCTCGTGGTGGCCCTGCTATCCGCACGTTTAAGATGGCCAATGAGATCATGATGAAGCTGGTTGGTTTGGTCATGAGTCTAGCACCTTACGGTGTGTTTGCTCTGATGATTCAACTAGGTGCAACCTTAAATGCGAATACACTGATGTCTGTTGCAGGTTACGTTGCGCTTGTCGTGGCTATGCTTGTGTTCTGGATTTTCATCTTCTATCCAATGGCAGTTGGCATTACGACTGGAACTTCTCCAAAGGCATTTCTCCGTGCAACTCGTGAACAAATCCTATTTTCCCTATCTACGGCAAGTTCAAATGCAACCATCCCTGTAACCATGCGTACTCTGACAGAGAAACTGCAAGTTTCTAAATCAGTTGCGGGTTTTGGTGTACCGCTAGGCGCGACGATGAACATGTCAGGTGTATCTATTTACATCGCGCTTGCAACAATCTTCGTTGCTAACGCGTTTGGCCAGCCAATTAACACCGCTGATGTGTTTACACTCGGTCTGACGATTCTTCTTCTTTCTATTGGTGCTGGTGGCGTACCAGGTGGTGGTGTGGTGATGGTTGGCGTGCTTCTTCACCAATTGGGTCTTCCACCAGAAGGTTTAGCTATCATTGCAGCGGTTGACCGTATCAACGATATGTTCTGTACCTCTTCGAACGTGGTAGGAGATACCGCAGTGAACACTATTGTCGCCAAAACAGAAGGTGAGATTGGCAATCAAGAAGAAGTAGAGGCGCAGCCTGCACAAGCTAATGCTTAG
- the dnaK gene encoding molecular chaperone DnaK — MGKIIGIDLGTTNSCVAVLDGDKPRVIENAEGERTTASVIAYTDGETLVGQPAKRQAVTNPTNTLFAIKRLIGRRFEDEEVQRDIEIMPYKIVKADNGDAWVEAKGQKMAAPQVSAEVLKKMKKTAEDFLGEEVTGAVITVPAYFNDAQRQATKDAGRIAGLEVKRIINEPTAAALAYGLDKKGGDRTIAVYDLGGGTFDISIIEIDEVEGEKTFEVLATNGDTHLGGEDFDNRLINYLVDEFKKEQGIDLKNDPLAMQRVKEAAEKAKIELSSTSQTDVNLPYVTADATGPKHMNIKVTRAKLESLVEDLVQRSLEPLKVALADADLSVNDITDVILVGGQTRMPMVQAKVAEFFGKEARRDVNPDEAVAMGAAVQGGVLAGEVKDVLLLDVTPLSLGIETMGGVMTKLVEKNTTIPTKANQVFSTAEDNQSAVTIHVLQGERKQAMYNKSLGQFNLEGIQPAPRGMPQIEVTFDLDADGILHVSAKDKQTGKEQKITIQASGGLSDDEIEKMVQEAEANKEADKKFEELATARNQADQMIHGTRKQMEEAGDALPAEEKEKIETAISELEEARKGEDKEAIDAKVQALMTAAQKLMEIAQQQAQAQQAQGADAGAQSKDDDVVDAEFEEVKDDKK; from the coding sequence ATGGGTAAAATCATTGGTATTGACTTAGGTACTACTAACTCATGTGTTGCTGTACTAGACGGCGACAAACCACGTGTAATTGAAAACGCAGAGGGTGAACGTACTACTGCATCGGTTATTGCTTACACTGACGGTGAGACGCTAGTAGGTCAACCTGCGAAACGTCAAGCAGTAACTAACCCAACTAACACGCTATTTGCAATTAAGCGTCTAATTGGTCGTCGTTTTGAAGACGAAGAAGTTCAGCGTGACATCGAAATCATGCCTTACAAAATCGTTAAGGCTGACAATGGTGACGCTTGGGTAGAAGCGAAAGGCCAAAAAATGGCAGCTCCTCAGGTTTCTGCTGAAGTTCTTAAGAAAATGAAGAAAACTGCTGAAGACTTCCTAGGTGAGGAAGTAACTGGCGCAGTTATCACAGTACCTGCTTACTTTAACGATGCACAGCGTCAAGCAACGAAAGATGCTGGCCGTATCGCAGGTCTAGAAGTTAAACGTATCATCAACGAACCAACAGCAGCTGCGCTAGCTTACGGCCTAGACAAGAAAGGCGGTGACCGCACTATCGCTGTATACGACCTTGGTGGTGGTACATTCGATATTTCAATCATCGAAATCGATGAAGTTGAAGGCGAAAAAACATTCGAAGTTCTAGCAACTAATGGTGACACTCACCTAGGTGGTGAAGACTTTGATAACCGTCTAATCAACTACTTAGTAGACGAGTTTAAGAAAGAGCAAGGTATCGATCTTAAAAACGATCCACTAGCAATGCAGCGTGTTAAAGAAGCAGCAGAAAAAGCGAAAATTGAGCTTTCTTCTACTTCTCAAACAGACGTAAACCTACCTTACGTTACTGCTGATGCAACTGGTCCTAAGCACATGAACATCAAAGTGACTCGTGCGAAACTAGAATCTCTAGTTGAAGACCTAGTACAACGCTCTCTTGAGCCACTAAAAGTAGCTCTAGCTGACGCTGACCTATCAGTAAACGATATCACTGACGTAATCCTAGTTGGTGGTCAGACTCGTATGCCAATGGTTCAAGCGAAAGTTGCTGAGTTCTTCGGTAAAGAAGCGCGTCGTGACGTGAACCCTGACGAAGCAGTAGCAATGGGTGCTGCAGTTCAAGGTGGTGTACTTGCTGGTGAAGTTAAAGATGTTCTACTACTAGACGTAACTCCACTGTCTCTAGGTATCGAGACTATGGGTGGCGTAATGACTAAGCTAGTTGAGAAGAACACAACTATCCCAACTAAAGCGAACCAAGTTTTCTCTACTGCAGAAGACAACCAGAGCGCGGTAACTATCCACGTTCTACAAGGTGAGCGTAAGCAAGCGATGTACAACAAGTCTCTAGGTCAATTTAACCTAGAGGGCATCCAGCCTGCACCACGTGGCATGCCACAAATCGAAGTAACTTTCGACCTTGATGCGGATGGTATTCTACACGTATCAGCGAAAGACAAGCAGACTGGTAAAGAGCAGAAGATCACAATCCAAGCTTCTGGCGGTCTAAGCGACGACGAAATCGAGAAAATGGTTCAAGAAGCAGAAGCTAACAAAGAAGCGGACAAAAAGTTCGAAGAGCTAGCAACTGCACGTAACCAAGCAGACCAAATGATTCACGGTACTCGTAAGCAAATGGAAGAAGCGGGTGACGCACTTCCAGCTGAAGAGAAAGAGAAGATTGAAACTGCTATCTCTGAGCTAGAAGAAGCACGTAAAGGCGAAGACAAAGAAGCAATTGATGCGAAAGTTCAAGCTCTTATGACTGCTGCTCAAAAACTAATGGAAATCGCTCAACAACAAGCTCAAGCGCAACAAGCTCAAGGTGCTGACGCTGGCGCACAGTCAAAAGATGACGACGTTGTAGATGCGGAGTTCGAAGAAGTTAAAGACGACAAGAAATAA